The following proteins are co-located in the Dehalococcoidia bacterium genome:
- the aroF gene encoding 3-deoxy-7-phosphoheptulonate synthase, with protein MIVVMKQEATREDIDHVVARIEELGLGSHLIEGAERTVVGVVGKTYPELRPMFETLNNVDEVVPISKPYKLSSREFNPPDTVIEVKGVRIGGGEIVVFAGPCSVENEEQLMSTARAVKAAGAHVLRGGAFKPRTSPYQFRGLGEEGLKLLKAASLETGMPVITEVMTPEDVDLVAQYADILQIGARNMQNYYLLEECGRAQKPVMLKRGLSGEIQEWLLCAEYIIAQGNRQVMLCERGIRTFETATRNTMDVSAIPLIKRLSHLPIIGDPSHGTGKWYLVEPMAKASVAAGADGVIIEVHPNPDHALSDGAQSLTFESFCRTMESLGRIGNALGRPLAGVAARA; from the coding sequence ATGATCGTCGTCATGAAACAGGAGGCGACGCGTGAGGACATCGATCATGTCGTCGCGCGCATCGAGGAATTGGGACTCGGCAGTCACCTGATCGAGGGCGCCGAACGCACCGTCGTGGGCGTGGTGGGCAAGACCTACCCCGAGCTGCGGCCGATGTTCGAGACGCTGAACAACGTCGACGAAGTCGTACCGATCAGTAAGCCGTACAAGCTCTCGTCGCGCGAGTTCAACCCGCCCGACACGGTGATTGAGGTGAAGGGCGTGCGCATCGGCGGCGGCGAGATCGTGGTCTTCGCCGGCCCCTGCTCAGTCGAGAACGAGGAGCAGTTAATGTCCACGGCGCGCGCCGTGAAGGCCGCGGGGGCGCACGTGCTGCGCGGCGGCGCCTTCAAGCCGCGGACTTCGCCCTACCAGTTCCGCGGACTGGGCGAAGAGGGTCTGAAGCTGCTCAAGGCCGCGTCGCTTGAGACGGGCATGCCCGTGATCACCGAGGTGATGACGCCAGAGGACGTCGATCTCGTCGCGCAGTACGCCGACATCCTCCAGATCGGCGCCCGCAACATGCAGAACTATTACCTGCTGGAAGAGTGCGGCCGCGCGCAGAAGCCGGTGATGCTGAAACGCGGCCTTTCCGGCGAAATCCAGGAGTGGCTGCTCTGCGCCGAGTACATCATCGCCCAGGGCAACCGCCAGGTGATGCTCTGCGAGCGCGGCATCCGCACCTTCGAGACGGCGACGCGCAACACGATGGACGTGAGCGCGATCCCGCTGATCAAACGGCTCTCGCACCTGCCGATCATCGGTGACCCCAGCCACGGCACGGGCAAGTGGTACCTGGTCGAGCCGATGGCGAAGGCTTCGGTGGCCGCCGGCGCGGACGGCGTGATCATCGAAGTGCACCCCAATCCCGACCACGCGCTCAGCGACGGCGCCCAGTCGCTCACCTTCGAGAGTTTTTGCAGGACGATGGAGAGCCTGGGACGCATCGGCAACGCCCTCGGCCGCCCGCTGGCAGGCGTCGCCGCGAGAGCATAA
- the aroH gene encoding chorismate mutase, protein MTVCRGIKGATTVERNARDEILAATTELLQLMIERNGIDPDDVASALFTTTTDLNAEFPAVAARRMGWTEVPLVCAHELDVPGSLGMCLRILLHVNTEKSAREVTHVYIRGARVLRPDLVARLQ, encoded by the coding sequence ATGACGGTATGCCGCGGCATCAAGGGCGCCACCACGGTCGAACGCAACGCACGCGACGAGATCCTGGCCGCGACCACCGAGCTGTTGCAGCTCATGATCGAGCGCAACGGCATCGATCCAGACGACGTGGCCAGCGCGCTCTTCACCACGACCACGGATCTCAACGCCGAGTTTCCGGCCGTGGCCGCGCGGCGTATGGGCTGGACGGAAGTGCCGCTCGTCTGCGCGCACGAGCTGGACGTGCCCGGCAGCCTCGGCATGTGCCTGCGCATCCTGCTGCACGTCAACACCGAGAAGTCGGCGCGCGAAGTGACGCACGTCTACATCCGCGGCGCCCGCGTCCTGCGTCCCGACCTGGTGGCCCGCCTGCAGTAG
- the trpA gene encoding tryptophan synthase subunit alpha → MSRIAATFARLKAEGRTGLVAFITAGYPDVASTVELVEALAAGGADAIELGVPFSDPLADGATIQRAGWQALGQGVTPWTCLDVARRLRERGLTLPLLLMGYYNPWLAAGLKTFARAAAEAGIDGFIAVDLPPEEAEEFLAVTRPLELDLIFLVAPTSSADRLAAVAKAASGFVYCVSVAGTTGARGDLPAELPAFIARVREQIRLPLAVGFGVSRPEHVARIGQLCEAAVIGSAIIDQIDNAAPHERVAKVREYVEVVTGRRRS, encoded by the coding sequence ATGAGCCGCATCGCCGCGACGTTCGCGCGGCTGAAGGCCGAGGGCCGCACCGGGCTGGTGGCATTCATCACGGCGGGCTATCCAGACGTTGCCAGCACCGTCGAGCTGGTAGAGGCGCTGGCCGCGGGCGGCGCGGACGCGATCGAGCTGGGCGTGCCCTTCTCCGATCCGCTGGCGGACGGCGCCACGATCCAGCGCGCCGGCTGGCAGGCGCTGGGGCAGGGTGTCACGCCCTGGACCTGCCTGGACGTGGCGCGGCGGCTGCGCGAGCGCGGTCTGACGCTGCCGCTGCTGCTGATGGGTTACTACAACCCCTGGCTTGCCGCGGGCCTCAAGACCTTCGCCAGAGCCGCGGCGGAAGCCGGCATCGACGGGTTCATCGCCGTGGACCTGCCGCCGGAAGAGGCCGAGGAGTTCCTGGCGGTCACGCGGCCGCTGGAGCTCGACCTGATCTTTCTCGTCGCGCCGACCAGCAGCGCCGATCGCCTTGCCGCCGTGGCGAAGGCGGCCAGCGGCTTCGTCTACTGCGTCAGCGTCGCCGGCACAACAGGGGCGCGCGGCGATCTGCCGGCGGAACTGCCGGCGTTCATCGCCCGCGTACGCGAACAGATCCGTTTACCGCTCGCAGTGGGTTTTGGCGTCTCGCGGCCGGAGCACGTTGCGCGCATCGGGCAACTGTGCGAAGCTGCTGTCATCGGCAGCGCAATTATCGATCAGATCGATAACGCTGCGCCTCACGAGCGCGTGGCTAAGGTTCGGGAGTATGTGGAGGTCGTCACCGGTCGCAGGAGGAGCTGA
- a CDS encoding CPBP family intramembrane glutamic endopeptidase — MSEDSSDPTPAPRPRDGELPLPPWDWRQCLAGVGAVIAAFLLLGLALAIIVSGTGTATDSVNGLVLSLLLTLLFEAALFGVALSFSVGRFPGGLGLLGYRWRPPGRWAGWTFAAWVLAYVALFGYIGLTQIPGLHWLYPQDNVPQGIFEHAATIPLATLLTVIAAPIVEETFFRGFIFNGLRRRLGFSGAASLSGLLFALAHQQGTLIIPFTVIGVILAWTYYRAGTLWANIGAHCLFNLVSVVIAFAGK; from the coding sequence GTGAGCGAGGATTCATCCGACCCAACGCCCGCGCCGCGGCCGCGCGACGGCGAGTTGCCGCTGCCGCCGTGGGACTGGCGCCAGTGCCTGGCGGGGGTGGGCGCGGTGATTGCCGCCTTCCTGCTGCTGGGCCTAGCCCTTGCGATCATCGTCAGCGGCACGGGCACGGCGACCGACTCCGTCAACGGCCTCGTGCTCAGCCTGCTGCTGACGCTGCTGTTCGAAGCCGCGCTGTTCGGCGTGGCCCTCAGCTTCAGCGTCGGCCGCTTCCCCGGCGGGCTCGGCCTGCTGGGCTACCGCTGGCGGCCGCCGGGCCGCTGGGCCGGATGGACGTTCGCGGCGTGGGTGCTGGCCTATGTGGCGCTGTTCGGCTACATCGGCCTCACGCAGATTCCGGGCCTGCACTGGCTCTATCCGCAGGACAATGTGCCGCAAGGCATCTTTGAGCACGCCGCGACGATCCCCCTGGCCACGCTCCTGACCGTGATCGCGGCGCCGATCGTGGAGGAGACGTTCTTCCGCGGCTTCATCTTCAACGGGCTGCGCCGGCGCCTCGGCTTCAGCGGCGCAGCCTCGCTCAGCGGCCTGCTGTTTGCGCTGGCGCACCAGCAGGGCACGCTGATCATTCCCTTCACCGTGATCGGCGTGATCCTCGCCTGGACCTACTACCGCGCCGGCACGCTCTGGGCAAACATCGGCGCCCACTGCCTGTTCAATCTCGTCAGCGTTGTGATCGCCTTCGCCGGCAAATGA